The nucleotide window GGACCAGGCCTTACGCAGTCGCTTGCAGGCTTCTGTCACGTCGGCCCGATCTCGAGGGGATGTAGCGCACAGGCGAATACCGTCAGACAACATGCGGCCAGCACAGAAGGTCGAGGCAGGCACGATTTCAACACCAGCAGCACGCGCCTTGGCGGCAGCCTGATCACCGCTCAAGCCGGCAAAAGGGCTGTCTTGTCCCGCTCCGATCCAGAGATGGGGGGCGGCGGGCTTGCGCCCTAAGGGCGGCAAACCGAGCTTGCGTCTGACAAGGCTTTGCCGCGTCCTTGCCTCCTGCCGTTGCCACTCCATATGCCGGTTGATCTCACCGCTTTCGATCCAGTGGCAGCAAAGCTCCAGCATGATCGGAGCGGCCATCCAACTGGTAACATGGACCAGTTCATCGATGGCGAAATTCTGCTCCGGTAGCCGCGCCTCATTGCCCTCAAGCATCGGAATGACAAAGCCGAAGCGTGGCCCCGGAGCCACCAGTTTCGACAGCCCCCCGACCAATATTGAGCGCCCCGCCAATTGCAGGCTGAGCGGCGGTTCCTTGGTGAAGCCACCATAGACATCTTCCTCGATCACCAAGAGGTCGAGCTTTTCGGCCAATGCGACAATGGCGGCCCGGCGGTCGGCATCCATGGTCGCACCAGTGGGATTTTGCAGGATCGGGCTGATGACCAAAGTTCGCGCCCCACTGGCCCGCGCGGCACGGTCAAGATCGGCGGGAAGAATGCCCTTCTCATCCATGGCAACCGGCACCAGCCGCAGGCCCATCTGACGGGCGGCGATCTTCATGCCCGGAAAGGTCAATTCCTCGACCAACACCGGCAGGTCGGGCTTGGCGATCCATTGCAGAGCGGCAAACAAAGCCGCTTGCGCCCCGGCACAGGGGAACATGTCGCTTTGGCGTGGGTGAAAGCCACGCGGCTGATAGAATTGGCCAATGGCACTGCGGCATCGTTGCATCAGGTCCGGGGTAGGATAGTCCATGATGTCGGACAGATTATCCCGCGCCAGCAGGGTGGCAAAGCTCTGGCGCAAATCCTCGCTGGAAAAAGCCCGTGCCGGAACAATGGTCGACAGATCGATCGTGTCGTGATTGCCGCCTTTGTCGATGGCATAGAGCTGGACCGCATCATTGCCCGGCAGCACATAGGTGCCACGCCCCACTTCCCCGGTGATCAAGCGCAGGCGGGTTGCTTCGCGAAACGCCTCGGTGACCGTTGAGAGGTTGACCTGAAGTGACCAGGCAAGATCCCGCTGGGTGGGCAGACGCGTGCCCGGCGGCAAGGCGCCACTCTGGATGTCGCGCTGCATGGCGGCAACAATGGCGCGATATTTCGGCCCGGCGAAATCGCCCAGCTCCGGGCACCATTTGGCCTGCTTGTCCTTCATGGGCACACCTGTCTCACCTTTCCAGATCGTCGCTTTGATTGTATGGCAGACAATAATCATTGCATCCCATACAATATATAAGTTGTCCCATACAATATCCTTTGTCATGCTTTTTGCAAGAGCGTTGGATCGCCATGCGGGCAAAAAAGCCACCGGGCAGGTCCACCATAAAAGCATCGCCAAAAAAGGACCATCATCATGCTCAGTTGTCGGGATTTCGAACGCGCCGAGGAACTGGTTTACCGCGCCATGAAACCAACCCCTTGTTACAATTGGCCTCTGCTGGCCGAGGCGTTGGGGGCCAATGTCTGGATGAAGCATGAAAATCACACCCCGACTGGCGCCTTCAAGGTGCGTGGCGGTTTGGTCTATGCCAATCGCTACAAGGCCCGTTTCCCTGAAGCCGAAGGGTTGATTTCCGCCACGCGCGGCAATCACGGTCAGAGCCTTGCCTTCGCCGCCCGCGTTGAGGGTCTGCATGCCACCATCGTCGTGCCCCATGGCAATTCGGCAGAAAAGAATGCGGCCATGAAGAGTTTTGGCGCAACCCTGATCGAGGAAGGGGATGACTTTGATCTGGCCTGTGGCTGTGCGCGAAGCATGGCAGAGCGGGATGGATTGCACATGGTGCCCTCTTTCCATGAGGATCTGGTGGCAGGCGTCGGCACCTATGCCTATGAAATGATGCGCCAGCATGCGGATTTTGATGCGATCTATGTGCCGATTGGCAAGGGCTCGGGCATCTGCGGCATGATCGAGGCGCGCAATGCCCTCAATCTCAAGACCAAAATTGTCGGGGTGGTCTCTGACCGGGCCGATGGCTATGCCCGCTCCTTCGAATGCGGCACGCTGACCGAAGCCGAGCGCAGCGACACCTTTGCCGATGGCATGGCGGTCCGCTGCCCCGATGCTGACGCTCTTGATATCGTGATGAAGGGGGCTGATCATATTGTCCGGGTCGATGATGACAGCATCGCCAAGGCAATCCGGTTGATCTATCGTGCCACCCACAATCTGGCAGAAGGAGCGGGCGCTGCATCTCTGGCGGCCCTGATGATCGAGAAAGACAAAATGGCGGGCAAGAAGGTCGGTGTTGTCCTGTCAGGCCAGAATATCGACTCCGACTGGATGGCTGATGTCCTGTCCGGTCACACGCCAACGGTTTGACCA belongs to Cohaesibacter intestini and includes:
- a CDS encoding threonine dehydratase; its protein translation is MLSCRDFERAEELVYRAMKPTPCYNWPLLAEALGANVWMKHENHTPTGAFKVRGGLVYANRYKARFPEAEGLISATRGNHGQSLAFAARVEGLHATIVVPHGNSAEKNAAMKSFGATLIEEGDDFDLACGCARSMAERDGLHMVPSFHEDLVAGVGTYAYEMMRQHADFDAIYVPIGKGSGICGMIEARNALNLKTKIVGVVSDRADGYARSFECGTLTEAERSDTFADGMAVRCPDADALDIVMKGADHIVRVDDDSIAKAIRLIYRATHNLAEGAGAASLAALMIEKDKMAGKKVGVVLSGQNIDSDWMADVLSGHTPTV
- a CDS encoding PLP-dependent aminotransferase family protein; the protein is MKDKQAKWCPELGDFAGPKYRAIVAAMQRDIQSGALPPGTRLPTQRDLAWSLQVNLSTVTEAFREATRLRLITGEVGRGTYVLPGNDAVQLYAIDKGGNHDTIDLSTIVPARAFSSEDLRQSFATLLARDNLSDIMDYPTPDLMQRCRSAIGQFYQPRGFHPRQSDMFPCAGAQAALFAALQWIAKPDLPVLVEELTFPGMKIAARQMGLRLVPVAMDEKGILPADLDRAARASGARTLVISPILQNPTGATMDADRRAAIVALAEKLDLLVIEEDVYGGFTKEPPLSLQLAGRSILVGGLSKLVAPGPRFGFVIPMLEGNEARLPEQNFAIDELVHVTSWMAAPIMLELCCHWIESGEINRHMEWQRQEARTRQSLVRRKLGLPPLGRKPAAPHLWIGAGQDSPFAGLSGDQAAAKARAAGVEIVPASTFCAGRMLSDGIRLCATSPRDRADVTEACKRLRKAWS